One stretch of Astatotilapia calliptera chromosome 3, fAstCal1.2, whole genome shotgun sequence DNA includes these proteins:
- the LOC113019743 gene encoding C-type lectin domain family 10 member A-like: MEESYYENYWDQTTLSLTDSPAPSSASRFRRWLFPGLIVVVLLILIIVMGSTNRKMSNRLGTLEQRVSNLSKIVQSLNASLHHTQETAKQVQQLQYAVENNKDQLNSVSEAPKQLSVIDSLSKSIAAIKCSHEHVINNSSTAGGCCPMGWTVFESSCYFFSGDSRSWNESTDWCETQQAHLVILRNDKEWDFVTRRSMPHFYWIGLSDWRTGRWEWVNQTPYTVEPRRWKPGQPDNLTGHGDEDCAHLYDDGLLNDVHCSIKMQFICQKPTVNA; encoded by the exons ATGGAGGAATCATATTATGAGAATTACTGGGACCAGACGACGCTCTCTCTCACAG ACAGTCCAGCACCCTCATCTGCATCCAGGTTCAGACGGTGGCTATTTCCTGGTCTGATCGTCGTGGTCCTGCTGATTCTGATCATAGTGATGGGAAGTACCA ACAGGAAGATGTCAAATCGTCTGGGGACTTTGGAGCAGAGAGTTTCCAACCTCAGTAAGATCGTCCAATCACTGAACGCCTCACTGCATCACACTCAAG AAACGGCTAAACAAGTTCAGCAGCTACAGTATGCTGTTGAGAACAACAAGGACCAGCTTAACTCGG TGTCAGAGGCGCCGAAACAGCTGTCGGTCATCGACTCTCTGAGCAAGAGCATCGCTGCCATCAAATGTTCCCACGAACACGTCATCAACAACA gTTCAACTGCAGGTGGTTGTTGTCCTATGGGTTGGACTGTGTTTGAGTCCAGCTGTTACTTCTTCAGCGGTGATTCTCGGTCCTGGAACGAGTCCACAGACTGGTGTGAAACACAACAAGCCCACCTGGTCATTCTGCGCAACGACAAGGAGTGG GACTTTGTGACCCGCAGGAGCATGCCTCACTTTTACTGGATTGGTTTGTCTGACTGGAGGACTGGGCGCTGGGAGTGGGTGAACCAGACGCCGTACACAGTGGAGCCcag gCGGTGGAAACCCGGGCAGCCGGACAACCTGACCGGGCACGGAGATGAAGACTGCGCTCACCTTTATGATGATGGACTCCTGAACGACGTGCACTGCTCCATCAAGATGCAGTTCATCTGTCAGAAACCTACCGTGAATGCCTGA
- the cyb5d1 gene encoding cytochrome b5 domain-containing protein 1, translating to MMGRPRYFTPSEVAAHNTAEDLWVSFLGKVYDLSPLMSQYKGDVLLLPIMEFAGKDISSWFDPKTEDILKYVDPLTCCVAYYTPRGRFLHIPPNGPRSDWDSDIGQPWWRDSRYEVGLLSAKTRWMRIINTLTSQEQRMEVCSEETLNEILQRYLRYNSHARSYTWKYNGAVLDMNKTLSENNVPDNDLELEQLRLDRDAFTPAILLHYNDDLTEG from the exons ATGATGGGACGGCCCAGGTACTTCACTCCCTCGgaggtggcggctcacaacacgGCGGAGGACCTGTGGGTGTCGTTTCTGGGCAAAGTGTACGACCTGAGCCCGCTGATGAGCCAGTACAAAG gTGATGTTCTGCTGTTGCCCATCATGGAGTTTGCAGGGAAGGACATCAGCAGCTGGTTTGACCCCAAAACTGAAGAC ATCCTGAAGTACGTGGACCCTCTGACCTGCTGTGTGGCGTACTACACCCCCAGGGGGCGTTTCCTGCACATCCCCCCCAACGGTCCGCGCTCTGACTGGGACAGCGACATCGGACAGCCGTGGTGGAGAGATAGCCGATACGAGGTGGGGCTGCTGTCCGCTAAAACCAGGTGGATGCGAATCATCAACACGCTGACGTCACAGGAGCAGCGGATGGAG GTGTGCTCAGAGGAGACTCTGAACGAGATCCTGCAGCGCTACCTACGATACAACTCGCATGCCCGCAGCTACACCTGGAAATACAACGGCGCCGTCCTGGACATGAACAAGACGCTGAGTGAGAACAATGTCCCAGACAATGACCTCGAGCTCGAACAGCTGCGTCTGGACCGAGACGCATTCACCCCCGCCATCCTCCTCCACTACAACGATGACCTCACCGAgggctga